One segment of Bradyrhizobium sp. CB2312 DNA contains the following:
- a CDS encoding sugar-binding domain-containing protein codes for MAGENDKSRLDDAARAGWLYFIAGHTQDEIAKMLQVSRASAQRLVSLCLAERLITFRLEHPIAACMELAARLKERFDLVHCEVVPADPAAPQATAGIAERCANLLDSTLRSETPVIVALGTGRAVRAAVERVTPIDRPNHQIVSLVGNISADGSASFYDTVGRLADRTGARHYPMPLPFLMSSEDERNKMVRIEPIAKVKAVAAKADLRLVGIGQMDQKAQVHIDGFVTRDELFEMMRLGAIGEITGWAYDAKGRLLKAGTNKRLTSIPPEVPTKTTTIGAAVGAAKVPAIAAALDGRLINGLITDEATARAILER; via the coding sequence TTGGCTGGCGAGAACGACAAGTCGAGGCTGGACGATGCGGCGCGAGCCGGCTGGCTCTATTTCATTGCCGGCCACACCCAGGACGAGATCGCAAAAATGCTCCAGGTCTCGCGCGCCTCGGCGCAGCGGCTGGTCTCGCTGTGCCTCGCTGAACGTCTCATCACCTTCCGGCTCGAACATCCCATCGCGGCCTGCATGGAATTGGCCGCACGGCTGAAGGAGCGATTCGATCTCGTCCATTGCGAGGTGGTGCCGGCCGATCCCGCGGCGCCGCAGGCCACCGCCGGCATCGCCGAGCGCTGCGCCAATCTGCTGGACTCCACGCTGCGCTCGGAGACGCCGGTGATCGTCGCGCTCGGCACGGGGAGGGCGGTGCGCGCCGCGGTCGAGCGCGTCACACCCATCGACCGGCCCAATCACCAGATCGTCTCGCTGGTCGGCAACATCTCCGCCGACGGCTCGGCGAGCTTCTACGACACCGTCGGCCGGCTCGCCGACCGTACCGGCGCGCGGCATTATCCGATGCCGCTGCCGTTCCTGATGTCGTCCGAGGACGAGCGCAACAAGATGGTGCGGATCGAGCCGATCGCGAAGGTGAAGGCGGTCGCGGCCAAGGCCGACTTGCGCCTCGTCGGCATCGGCCAGATGGACCAGAAGGCGCAGGTCCACATCGACGGCTTCGTCACCCGCGACGAATTGTTCGAGATGATGCGGTTAGGTGCCATCGGCGAGATCACCGGCTGGGCCTATGATGCCAAGGGCCGCCTGCTCAAGGCCGGCACCAACAAGCGCCTCACCAGCATTCCGCCGGAAGTGCCGACCAAGACCACGACCATCGGCGCCGCCGTCGGGGCCGCCAAGGTGCCGGCGATCGCGGCAGCGCTGGACGGGCGGCTGATCAACGGCCTGATCACGGACGAGGCGACCGCAAGGGCGATCCTGGAGCGGTAG
- a CDS encoding HAD family hydrolase — MDHIRPKPDLIIFDCDGVLVDSELLSCQCLSDELSVSGISLTLAQALELFLGRSTSAVTQHYRELGQMVPVDFPLRLKARVLTAFAKALRPVQDVDTVLSELRVPHCVASSSDLDRVALSLKVTDLAPYFGNQIYTAQMVERGKPAPDLFLYAADKMGADPARTLVIEDSVSGVQAGKAAGMTVWGFVGGSHYLERDGRAILSDAGADRVFAQMSDFWKEA; from the coding sequence ATGGACCACATCCGGCCGAAGCCCGATCTGATCATCTTCGACTGCGACGGCGTGCTCGTCGACAGCGAGCTGTTGAGCTGTCAGTGCCTGTCCGACGAGCTGTCCGTATCGGGGATATCGCTGACGCTCGCGCAGGCGCTCGAGCTGTTTCTCGGGCGAAGCACCAGCGCCGTCACCCAGCATTACCGCGAGCTCGGCCAGATGGTGCCGGTCGACTTTCCGCTGCGACTGAAGGCGCGCGTGCTGACCGCCTTCGCGAAGGCGCTCCGTCCGGTTCAGGACGTCGATACCGTCCTGTCCGAACTGCGCGTGCCGCATTGCGTGGCCTCCTCGAGTGATCTCGATCGCGTCGCACTGTCGCTGAAGGTGACGGACCTCGCGCCGTATTTCGGCAACCAGATCTACACCGCGCAAATGGTCGAACGTGGCAAGCCGGCGCCTGATCTCTTTCTCTACGCGGCCGACAAGATGGGCGCGGATCCTGCGCGCACGTTGGTGATTGAGGACAGCGTCAGCGGCGTGCAGGCAGGCAAGGCGGCCGGCATGACAGTCTGGGGATTTGTCGGCGGCAGCCATTATCTGGAGCGGGACGGCCGCGCTATACTATCCGACGCCGGAGCCGATCGGGTCTTCGCGCAGATGAGCGACTTTTGGAAGGAGGCGTGA